A stretch of Gossypium hirsutum isolate 1008001.06 chromosome A06, Gossypium_hirsutum_v2.1, whole genome shotgun sequence DNA encodes these proteins:
- the LOC107928054 gene encoding uncharacterized protein, with translation MAKKLVQKGCETYLASVRDIRTMRKFLNIFPEKLPGLPLNRKVKFGIELLLGTALDLRVPSYALWFDECSDSIHESDEPSLSTVSGSLYQDFIDDILVYSNTEDEYDEHLRLKNVSEIYSFLGLAGYYRRFIEGFSLIVAHLSNLLRKNVPFVWTDAQQSSFEKLKSVLTQAHILIQPEFGKEFVVYSDVSYIWWYYLYGEKCIIYTNYKILKYILTQKELNLRQCRWIELLKYYECTIEYHPSKPNVVADTLSHRAITDLRVIFDCLSLFDDGDLLAELQHVKVEQQLPLGLLQPVKVIVDRLTKSAHFILVQTSYSLQKLAKLYIFEIVTFDRQKSYAKLKMRDIDYSVGDFVFLKLKLPPELDRIHNVFHVSMLRQYQSDLSRVIFVEEIEVRPDLTFKEDSVQILDRDIKVLRKKSNPLMLPKKFETFWLSSEVWRLTLSKDLGPNLYLSVHVTLGLRRVSVMEAPL, from the exons ATGGCCAAGAAATTGGTTCAGAAAGGGTGTGAAACGTATTTGGCTTCTGTCAGGGATATTAGAACAATGAGAAAATTTCTAAACATTTTTCCTGAGAAGTTACCAGGTTTACCTCTAAATCGGAAAGttaagtttggtattgagcttctactgggtacagctctg GatctacgagttcctagttatgccctttggtttgacgaatgctctGACAGCATTCATGAATCTGATGAACCAAGCCTTTCAACCGTATCTGGATCACTTTATCAAGacttcatcgatgatattctagtGTACTCTAATACGGAGGATGAgtatgatgagcatcttaga CTTAAGAACGTATCTGAGATCTACAGTTTTTTAGGACTTGCGGGTTATTATCGGAGGTTTATTGAGGGGTTTTCACTGATTGTAGCTCATCTATctaatcttctacgcaagaatgTTCCTTTCGTCTGGACTGATGCGCAGCAATCAAGTTTCGAGAAGCTTAAATCTGTTCTGACTCAGGCTCATATTCTAATACAACCTGAATTTGGCAAggagtttgtggtgtatagtgatgtgTCGTAC ATCTGGTGGTACtatctatatggtgagaagtgtatcatctacaccaaTTACAAGATCCTCAAGTACATtcttactcaaaaggagttgaatctcaGACAGTgtcgatggattgagctgctcaaaTACTATGAATgtacgatagagtatcatcctagtAAGCCCAATGTAGTGGCTGATACTCTCAGTCATAGAGCAATAACTGATTTGAGAGTGATATTCGATTGTCTTAGTTTATTCGATGATGGGGATCTGTTAGCCGAGTTACAG CATGTTAAGGTTGAGCAACAGTTGCCTTTGGGTTTGCTACAACCTGTTAAG GTCATCGtggatcggttgaccaagtctgcccattttatTCTAGTCCAGACGAGCTAttctctgcaaaagttagcgaAGCTCTACATCTTCGAGATT GTGACTtttgatagacaaaagtcttatgcgaAGCTGAAAATGAGGGATATCGACTACTCTGTGGGTGACTTCGTATTCCTTAAA TTAAAGCTACCTCCAGAATTGGATcgtattcataatgtgtttcacgtctcgatgttgaggcagtATCAGTCTGATCTATCTCGCGTTATCtttgttgaggagatcgaggttagaccagatttgaCGTTTAAGGAGGATTCGGTtcaaattttggatcgagatattaaggttctgagGAAGAAGTCCAATCCATTG ATGTTGCCCAAGAAATTCGAAACCTTTTGGTTGAGTAGTGAAGTCTGGAGGCTAACATTGTCGAAG GACTTAGGTCCAAATCTGTATCTGTCTGTACAT GTAACCCTCGGACTTAGGCGGGTCAGTGTGATGGAGGCTCCGCTGTGA
- the LOC107928025 gene encoding dr1-associated corepressor homolog produces MRKKLDTRFPAARIKKIMQADEDVGKIALAVPVLVSKALELFLQDLCDHTYEITLQRGAKTMNSLHLKHCVQSYNVFDFLRDIVSRVPDYGHGHSDATAAAAGTDDRTISRRRKATGDEVNDSDEESKRSRMHDMGHAGTSGRGRGRGRGRGRGRGARNVERDAHREIEPEPCSTLQQNNKSHSTSGMVIDDGSELKEPVKENTAAEDANQAVRNFDLNAEVDENVDTKASATAAKVAAPAPPVGVASGAAAPAAPAAAAQPSTAEPTTEAKHEEYPGWSLSDMDKIAINPLQLARLGGRLDEDEEDYDEEG; encoded by the exons ATGAGGAAGAAGCTCGATACCCGTTTCCCAGCT GCTCGCATTAAAAAGATTATGCAAGCAGATGAAGATGTCGGGAAGATTGCATTAGCGGTGCCCGTTTTAGTTT CAAAAGCATTGGAATTGTTTCTACAAGACCTTTGTGATCATACGTATGAGATTACTCTTCAGAGGGGAGCAAAGACCATGAATTCATTGCATTT AAAGCATTGTGTACAGAGCTACAACGTATTCGATTTTCTGAGGGACATTGTTAGTCGGGTTCCTGACTATGGTCATGGCCATTCTGATGCTACTGCTGCTGCTGCTGGTACTGATGATCGAACTATTTCGCGGAGAAG GAAAGCTACTGGAGATGAGGTCAATGACAGTGATGAAGAATCAAAGAGAAGCAGAATG CATGATATGGGTCATGCAGGCACCAGTGGCAGAGGGAGAGGCCGGGGACGAGGCAGGGGTCGTGGAAGAGGAGCTCGAAATGTGGAAAGAGATGCTCATCGTGAAATAGAACCAGAACCCTGCTCAACTCTTCAGCAAAACAACAAAAGTCATTCAACCTCAGGAATGGTGATAGATGATGGTTCCGAGTTGAAGGAACCGGTGAAAGAGAACACAGCTGCTGAAGATGCCAATCAAGCTGTTCGGAATTTTGATCTGAATGCCGAGGTAGATGAGAATGTGGATACAAAAGCCTCAGCAACTGCTGCTAAAGTTGCTGCACCTGCACCCCCAGTCGGTGTTGCTAGTGGCGCTGCGGCACCAGCAGCGCCAGCTGCAGCAGCTCAGCCTTCTACAGCAGAGCCTACAACAGAGGCCAAACATGAAGAATACCCAGGCTGGTCTCTTTCGGATATGGACAAGATAGCTATCAATCCTCTTCAACTTGCTCGGCTTGGTGGAAGGTTAGACGAGGATGAAGAAGATTATGATGAGGAAGGGTGA
- the LOC107928032 gene encoding cysteine proteinase inhibitor 6 → MRNPSFAISFLFSIPISILFFNNFLAESTLSSEPMATTAANLGGFRPSGGSQNSGELENLARFAVDEHNKKEKRMVEFVRVVKATEQVVAGTLHHLTVEAIDGGKKKVYEAKVWVKPWMNVKELQEFKHADDSPSFTTSDLGIKKDGHGHGLQGVRIHDPVVEDAANHALKAIQQRSNSLVPYELKEILHANAEVLEDLTKLEMVLKVKRGDKEEKLTVEVHHLSHGTFHLNRIEPHHS, encoded by the exons ATGCGAAATCCCAGTTTCGCAATCTCTTTTTTATTCTCCATACCAATCTCAATTCTCTTCTTCAACAATTTCTTAGCGGAATCAACCCTCAGCTCTGAACCAATGGCAACCACCGCCGCCAATTTGGGTGGATTTCGCCCGTCCGGCGGATCCCAAAACAGCGGGGAGCTCGAAAACCTCGCTCGCTTCGCCGTCGATGAGCACAACAAGAAAGAGAAGCGAATGGTTGAGTTTGTGAGGGTGGTGAAAGCAACGGAGCAAGTTGTGGCGGGGACGCTTCACCATTTGACTGTGGAAGCCATTGATGGTGGAAAAAAGAAGGTTTATGAAGCCAAAGTGTGGGTCAAGCCATGGATGAACGTGAAGGAATTGCAGGAGTTTAAACATGCCGATGATTCCCCTTCTTTTACGACTTCGGACCTTGGTATCAAGAAAG ATGGGCATGGCCATGGATTGCAAGGTGTGCGAATACATGACCCTGTAGTTGAAGATGCTGCAAATCATGCTCTCAAAGCCATTCAGCAGAGATCAAATTCCCTTGTGCCGTATGAACTCAAAGAAATCCTTCATGCCAATGCTGAG GTGCTGGAAGATTTGACCAAACTTGAAATGGTTCTGAAGGTTAAGAGAGGAGACAAGGAAGAGAAGTTGACGGTGGAAGTACACCATTTGAGCCATGGAACTTTCCATCTCAACCGCATTGAGCCACATCACTCTTGA
- the LOC107928110 gene encoding 11-oxo-beta-amyrin 30-oxidase produces the protein MLFPYYFPINQTPQSQIKTHPPTTIKLFNFNFSFFFSFHRNCIHLISSHPIPSIKIQTFSINFPTYETNCLKKKKEKRKMSPFLCFVLQAWNPSSCQVSSMETSRFLRDYAVWEINAFLWISLITITYFLSYKLFKLFKLWNQACKIPGPPSPSFYGHFTSLSKQNLTEVLSDSHEEYGSIVKLWLSPKQLLVSIKEPEIIKEMLLKAKDKLPLTGKAFNLAFGRSTLFASSFDKVESRRESLASELNVRLLDRANLIPTKAVDHIMAELHQNMTEGSINCKMTSQHMAFTLLGATIFGDTFLSWSKSTIYEELLMMVAKDACFWASYSVIPFWKQGFWRYRRLCTELKWLTQDLFQQCSKYRQYHHVEPSANLGMEAGIFLQDNISLQEINGRLNVRDESCCTIMSLLFHGCLTTGGLINNMLMRLVTHPEIQHKIYSEIIMAKKGLEDKAQPVVEKMPLLLATIYESARVMPAGPLLQRCSLKHDLRLKSGVIVPAGAILVVPMQLVQTDDSSWGNDAGKFNPYRFLSKTEKTSASENMDASIAGHAEEHKDQRKCTFVLKDPNKNPTFLPFGSGARACVCQKFVIQGVATLFASLLEQYEVRLRSGSKTDSKPSTNYSMSQDFLSSELVFARRNN, from the exons ATGCTTTTCCCATATTATTTTCCCATCAATCAAACACCCCAAAGTCAAATAAAAACACACCCCCCCACAACCATAAAGctttttaacttcaatttttccttctttttctcttttcacaGGAACTGCATCCATCTCATCTCATCTCATCCAATTCCTTCAATCAAAATCCAAACCTTTTCCATCAATTTCCCTACTTATGAAACAAActgtttgaaaaagaaaaaagaaaaaagaaagatgagCCCTTTCCTTTGCTTTGTTTTACAAGCATGGAATCCTAGCTCTTGTCAAGTTTCCTCCATGGAAACTTCTCGTTTTCTCAGAGACTATGCTGTTTGGGAAATCAATGCTTTTCTTTGGATTTCTCTTATAACTAttacttattttctttcttataaGCTTTTTAAGTTGTTTAAGTTATGGAATCAAGCTTGCAAAATCCCAGGTCCTCCTTCTCCTTCCTTTTATGGTCATTTCACTAGTCTCTCCAAACAAAATCTCACAG aggTATTGTCAGATTCACACGAGGAATATGGTTCAATTGTGAAGTTATGGTTGAGTCCTAAACAGCTTTTGGTTTCAATAAAAGAACCAGAAATTATTAAAGAGATGTTGTTGAAAGCTAAGGATAAATTGCCATTAACTGGAAAGGCTTTCAATTTGGCCTTTGGAAGATCCACCCTCTTTGCTTCATCTTTTGATAAg GTGGAAAGTAGAAGAGAGTCTTTGGCATCTGAATTGAATGTAAGGTTGCTTGATAGAGCAAATTTAATCCCGACCAAGGCTGTCGATCATATCATGGCTGAATTACACCAGAACATGACCGAAGGAAGTATCAATTGTAAAATGACTTCTCAGCATATGGCCTTCACTTTGCTTGGTGCTACAATATTTGGTGACACATTCTTGTCTTGGTCGAAGTCTACTATTTACGAGGAGCTCTTGATGATGGTTGCTAAAGATGCTTGCTTTTGGGCTTCGTATAGTGTCATTCCCTTTTGGAAACAAGGATTTTGGAGGTATCGACGATTATGTACAGAGTTGAAATGGCTAACTCAAGACCTTTTTCAACAGTGCAGTAAATACAGGCAGTACCATCACGTGGAACCAAGCGCAAACCTTGGAATGGAGGCCGGCATCTTTTTGCAAGATAACATTTCCCTGCAAGAGATTAATGGCCGTCTTAATGTAAGAGATGAATCTTGTTGCACTATTATGAGCTTGCTGTTTCATGGATGCTTAACAACCGGAGGTTTGATTAATAATATGTTGATGAGGCTTGTTACACATCCGGAAATACAGCATAAG ATATACTCAGAGATAATCATGGCAAAGAAAGGTTTGGAGGACAAAGCTCAACCTGTTGTAGAGAAGATGCCTTTATTGTTGGCAACTATCTATGAGTCTGCTCGTGTTATGCCAGCCGGACCTTTGCTACAGAGGTGTTCTCTGAAACACG ATTTGAGGCTTAAGTCTGGTGTAATTGTGCCGGCTGGAGCAATACTTGTCGTACCTATGCAGTTGGTGCAGACCGATGAttctagttggggaaatgatgcTGGCAAATTTAATCCATATCGTTTTCTGTCTAAGACAGAAAAGACATCCGCTTCAGAAAACATGGATGCGTCCATTGCAG GACATGCTGAAGAACATAAAGATCAAAGGAAATGTACTTTTGTTTTGAAAGATCCGAATAAGAATCCGACTTTTCTTCCCTTCGGTTCTGGTGCTCGTGCTTGCGTTTGCCAGAAATTTGTCATTCAAGGAGTTGCAACGTTGTTTGCTTCCTTGCTCGAACAATACGAG GTgaggcttcgttcaggatcaaaGACAGACTCAAAACCGTCGACAAACTACTCAATGTCTCAAGATTTTCTGAGTTCCGAGCTAGTTTTCGCAAGAAGGAATAACTGA
- the LOC107928028 gene encoding probable carboxylesterase 15 — MIQEKKLVEEVSGWLRVYDDGSVDRTWTGPPEVKFMAEPVSPHEQFIDGIATRDVTIDQNSGLRARIYLPEEENPKFPIILHFPGGGFCISQADWFMYYQFYSRLAKSIPAIVVSVYLRLAPENKLPAACDDGYAALLWLKSLSKGESNEPWLNTHGDFNRVFLIGDSSGGNIVHEVAKRSGFIDLNPLRLAGAIPIHPGFVRAQRSKSELEQPQSPFLTLDMVDKFLALALPNGCTKDHPITCPMGSFAPPIDTLNLPPLMYCVAEKDLIKDTEMEYYELLKKANKDVELFHSTEMGHSFYLNKIAIDTDPVTAAQTSELIEGIKVFINKHGKRS, encoded by the coding sequence ATGATTCAAGAAAAGAAGCTAGTTGAGGAGGTATCTGGTTGGCTAAGAGTCTATGATGATGGCTCAGTCGACCGAACCTGGACTGGTCCCCCTGAGGTCAAGTTCATGGCTGAACCAGTCTCACCCCATGAACAATTCATTGATGGTATAGCCACTCGTGATGTCACCATCGATCAAAATTCAGGCCTCCGGGCTCGAATTTACTTGCCGGAGGAGGAAAATCCCAAGTTTCCGATCATACTTCATTTCCCTGGCGGTGGCTTTTGCATCAGCCAAGCTGATTGGTTCATGTACTATCAGTTTTACAGTAGGTTAGCCAAATCGATTCCAGCTATTGTCGTCTCGGTTTACCTCAGGCTAGCACCGGAGAACAAGCTGCCGGCCGCTTGTGACGATGGCTACGCCGCTCTCCTTTGGCTTAAATCGTTATCTAAAGGTGAGTCAAACGAACCTTGGCTCAACACCCATGGTGATTTCAACCGAGTTTTCCTTATAGGTGATAGCTCAGGAGGGAACATCGTGCATGAAGTAGCTAAACGTAGTGGGTTCATTGATTTGAACCCACTAAGACTCGCTGGTGCTATCCCTATCCACCCAGGGTTCGTTCGGGCTCAACGAAGCAAGTCCGAGTTAGAACAACCCCAGTCACCTTTCTTAACCTTAGACATGGTGGATAAGTTCTTAGCCTTAGCATTGCCCAATGGATGCACCAAGGACCATCCCATTACTTGTCCTATGGGGTCATTTGCCCCACCAATTGACACCCTAAATTTACCACCGCTGATGTATTGTGTAGCTGAGAAAGACTTGATCAAAGACACTGAGATGGAGTACTATGAATTATTGAAAAAAGCCAACAAAGATGTGGAGTTGTTTCATAGCACTGAAATGGGTCATAGCTTTTATCTTAACAAGATTGCCATTGATACTGACCCTGTTACTGCTGCACAAACAAGTGAACTTATTGAAGGAATCAAAGTGTTCATCAATAAGCATGGAAAAAGGTCgtag